In Nocardioides cavernae, a single genomic region encodes these proteins:
- the treY gene encoding malto-oligosyltrehalose synthase: MTDAERAGGRERRTPHSTYRLQVSQDFTLYDAARVLPYLHDLGVDWVYLSPLLASEPGSTHGYDVVAFDHVDEERGGAEGLAAVSAEAKRLGMGVLVDIVPNHVGVATPSEDPWWWDVLKLGRESEHANAFDVDWAAGDGRIVIPVIGDDDEDSIRIEKGEVRYHDQRFPLAPGTTTLEEQHYELVNWRAADDDLNYRRFFAVNTLAAVRVEDPEVFAETHAEIKRWFDEGLVDGLRVDHPDGLRDPKRYLDDLAALTGGAYVLVEKILEPGEVLLADWATSGTTGYDALALIDRVLTDPAGEAPLTALEDRLRGEPVDWHRMVRENKRAVADGILHSEVLRITREVEKVLETREEEADEASVADAIGELLACFPVYRSYLPEGRDHLDQAFAAARKSRPDLAATYDVLEPVLHDEWGQPARRFQQTSGMVMAKGVEDCSFYRWSRLTSLNEVGGDPSIFAIGVDDWHEAMAARQRDWPEAMVTLSTHDTKRGEDVRARITVLAEEPGHWERALDELLRLAPVPDEGFGSLLWQAVLGAWTPDHLPDLRERLHGYAEKAMREAGDRTTWTEPDEAYESQVHAAVDAVFDSDDVRTVLVDLAARIDEPAQANSLAAKLLAITMPGVPDVYQGSELWETSLVDPDNRRPVDFDHRAAVLAGTAEDDAATKLHVTCTALTLRRERPELFTGYTPVTASGSAAAHAVAFDRGGAIAVATRLPVGLAATGGWGDTALDLPEGRWHDVLTGLDTDGRLATLLAVHPVALLVRKD; encoded by the coding sequence TCGGAGCCCGGCAGCACCCACGGCTACGACGTCGTCGCCTTCGACCACGTCGACGAGGAGCGCGGTGGCGCGGAGGGCCTGGCCGCCGTGTCGGCCGAGGCCAAGCGCCTGGGCATGGGCGTGCTCGTGGACATCGTGCCCAACCACGTCGGCGTCGCCACGCCGTCGGAGGACCCGTGGTGGTGGGACGTGCTGAAGCTCGGCCGCGAGTCGGAGCACGCGAACGCCTTCGACGTCGACTGGGCGGCCGGCGACGGCCGCATCGTCATCCCGGTGATCGGGGACGACGACGAGGACTCCATCCGCATCGAGAAGGGCGAGGTCCGCTACCACGACCAGCGCTTCCCGCTCGCGCCCGGCACGACCACGCTCGAGGAGCAGCACTACGAGCTGGTCAACTGGCGCGCGGCCGACGACGACCTCAACTACCGCCGGTTCTTCGCGGTCAACACCCTCGCCGCCGTCCGCGTCGAGGACCCCGAGGTCTTCGCCGAGACCCACGCCGAGATCAAGCGGTGGTTCGACGAGGGCCTCGTCGACGGCCTGCGGGTCGACCACCCCGACGGCCTGCGCGACCCGAAGCGCTACCTCGACGACCTCGCCGCCCTCACCGGCGGCGCCTACGTGCTCGTCGAGAAGATCCTCGAGCCGGGGGAGGTGCTGCTCGCCGACTGGGCGACCTCGGGGACGACCGGGTACGACGCCCTCGCACTGATCGACCGCGTGCTCACCGACCCCGCCGGTGAGGCGCCGCTGACCGCGCTGGAGGACCGGCTCCGCGGCGAGCCCGTCGACTGGCACCGGATGGTGCGGGAGAACAAGCGCGCCGTCGCCGACGGGATCCTGCACTCCGAGGTCCTGCGGATCACCCGCGAGGTCGAGAAGGTGCTCGAGACGCGGGAGGAGGAGGCCGACGAGGCCTCGGTCGCCGACGCGATCGGCGAGCTCCTCGCCTGCTTCCCGGTCTACCGCTCCTACCTCCCCGAGGGACGTGACCACCTCGACCAGGCCTTCGCCGCGGCCCGGAAGAGCCGTCCCGACCTCGCCGCGACGTACGACGTTCTCGAGCCGGTGCTGCACGACGAGTGGGGCCAGCCGGCCCGGCGCTTCCAGCAGACCTCCGGCATGGTGATGGCCAAGGGCGTCGAGGACTGCTCGTTCTACCGCTGGTCGCGGCTGACGTCGCTCAACGAGGTCGGCGGCGACCCGTCCATCTTCGCGATCGGCGTCGACGACTGGCACGAGGCGATGGCCGCGCGTCAGCGCGACTGGCCCGAGGCGATGGTCACCCTCTCCACGCACGACACCAAGCGCGGTGAGGACGTCCGCGCCCGCATCACGGTGCTCGCCGAGGAGCCCGGCCACTGGGAGCGGGCGCTCGACGAGCTGCTCCGCCTCGCACCCGTCCCCGACGAGGGCTTCGGCTCGCTGCTGTGGCAGGCCGTGCTCGGCGCCTGGACGCCCGACCACCTGCCCGACCTCCGCGAGCGGCTGCACGGTTACGCCGAGAAGGCGATGCGGGAGGCCGGCGACCGGACGACGTGGACCGAGCCCGACGAGGCGTACGAGTCGCAGGTGCACGCCGCGGTCGACGCGGTCTTCGACTCCGACGACGTCCGCACCGTGCTGGTCGACCTCGCCGCGCGCATCGACGAGCCCGCGCAGGCCAACTCGCTCGCGGCCAAGCTGCTCGCGATCACGATGCCGGGCGTGCCTGACGTCTACCAGGGCAGCGAGCTCTGGGAGACCTCCCTCGTCGACCCCGACAACCGCCGCCCCGTCGACTTCGACCACCGGGCTGCGGTGCTCGCCGGCACCGCCGAGGACGACGCGGCGACCAAGCTGCACGTCACCTGCACCGCCCTGACCCTGCGGCGCGAGCGGCCGGAGCTGTTCACCGGCTACACGCCGGTCACCGCCTCCGGGTCCGCCGCGGCGCACGCGGTCGCCTTCGACCGCGGGGGTGCGATCGCCGTCGCCACTCGCCTCCCCGTGGGACTCGCCGCGACCGGCGGCTGGGGCGACACCGCCCTCGACCTGCCCGAGGGTCGGTGGCACGACGTGCTCACCGGCCTCGACACCGACGGCCGGCTCGCCACCCTGCTCGCCGTCCACCCCGTCGCCCTGCTGGTGCGGAAGGACTGA